Proteins encoded together in one Microbacterium sp. ABRD28 window:
- the glnA gene encoding type I glutamate--ammonia ligase, whose translation MDKQRDFVLRTIEERGVKFVRLWFTDVIGTLKSVAIAPAEVEGAFSEGLGFDGSAIEGLTRSYESDLLAHPDPSTFQILPWRGEIDPTARMFCDITTPDGQPAVADPRHVLKRALAKAADAGFTFYTHPEIEFYLLKSSSFGTEGPEPVDSAGYFDNVPGGTAHDFRRRSVRMLEDLGISVEFSHHEGGPGQNEIDLRYADALATADNIMTFRTVIKEVAIEQGVYATFMPKPLGGKPGSGMHTHMSLFEGDVNAFYEEGAQYQLSKIGRQFIAGLLRHANEISAVTNQFVNSYKRLWGGDEAPSFITWGHNNRSALVRVPLYKPNKGQSSRVEYRALDSAANPYLAYALMLAAGLKGIEEGYELPPEAEDNVWSLTDAERRALGYAPLPASLDHALEYMEESELVAETLGEQVFTYVLLNKRREWQEYRSQVTPFELKSNLEML comes from the coding sequence ATGGACAAGCAGCGGGACTTCGTACTGCGCACGATCGAGGAACGCGGCGTGAAGTTCGTCCGCCTGTGGTTCACCGACGTCATCGGGACGCTGAAGTCGGTGGCGATCGCCCCGGCCGAAGTCGAGGGGGCGTTCTCAGAGGGGCTGGGCTTCGACGGGTCGGCGATCGAGGGTCTCACGCGGTCGTACGAGTCCGACCTGCTGGCCCATCCCGACCCCAGCACCTTCCAGATCCTGCCCTGGCGCGGTGAGATCGACCCCACCGCGCGCATGTTCTGCGACATCACCACGCCCGACGGCCAGCCCGCCGTCGCCGATCCGCGTCACGTGCTCAAGCGTGCGCTGGCGAAAGCCGCTGATGCGGGGTTCACCTTCTACACCCACCCCGAGATCGAGTTCTACCTGCTGAAGTCCTCGTCGTTCGGCACCGAGGGTCCCGAACCGGTCGACTCGGCCGGTTACTTCGACAACGTGCCCGGCGGGACGGCGCATGACTTCCGTCGCCGCTCGGTGCGGATGCTGGAAGACCTGGGGATCTCGGTCGAGTTCAGCCACCACGAGGGCGGTCCCGGCCAGAACGAGATCGACCTCCGATACGCCGATGCCCTCGCCACCGCCGACAACATCATGACGTTCCGCACGGTGATCAAGGAAGTGGCGATCGAGCAGGGCGTGTACGCGACGTTCATGCCCAAGCCCCTCGGCGGTAAGCCCGGAAGCGGGATGCACACGCACATGTCGTTATTCGAGGGCGACGTCAATGCTTTCTACGAAGAAGGAGCGCAGTACCAGCTCTCCAAGATCGGGAGGCAGTTCATCGCCGGACTCCTCCGTCACGCCAACGAGATCTCCGCGGTGACGAACCAGTTCGTCAACTCCTACAAGCGACTGTGGGGTGGCGACGAGGCACCGAGTTTCATCACCTGGGGCCACAACAATCGCTCGGCCCTCGTGCGGGTGCCGCTGTACAAGCCGAACAAGGGTCAGTCCTCACGCGTCGAGTACCGTGCGCTCGATTCGGCGGCCAACCCCTATCTCGCGTACGCGCTCATGCTGGCCGCGGGCCTCAAGGGCATCGAGGAGGGCTACGAGCTGCCTCCCGAAGCCGAGGACAACGTCTGGTCGCTCACCGACGCCGAGCGCCGCGCGCTCGGATACGCCCCGCTCCCGGCGAGCCTGGACCACGCGCTGGAGTACATGGAGGAGTCGGAGCTTGTCGCCGAGACGCTCGGGGAGCAGGTCTTCACGTATGTCCTCCTCAACAAGCGGCGCGAGTGGCAGGAGTACCGCTCGCAGGTGACCCCCTTCGAGCTGAAGAGCAACCTCGAGATGCTCTGA
- a CDS encoding SPOR domain-containing protein, translated as MANDSEKYWYNLTTGEVEKGFESPAIDRAGPFDTAEEAAKAPEVLRERSRAWAEDEAREDGWESRPAGTDGAN; from the coding sequence GTGGCGAACGACAGCGAGAAGTACTGGTACAACCTGACCACCGGCGAGGTCGAAAAGGGCTTCGAATCGCCCGCCATCGACCGTGCTGGGCCGTTCGACACGGCTGAGGAGGCCGCGAAGGCTCCCGAGGTGCTGCGCGAGCGCTCCCGCGCCTGGGCCGAGGACGAAGCACGCGAGGACGGCTGGGAGAGCCGTCCGGCCGGCACGGACGGCGCGAACTAG
- the ppgK gene encoding polyphosphate--glucose phosphotransferase, which yields MASDATRAVGIDIGGTGIKGAVVDLKDGTLLTDRVKVSTPKGAEPPDVLEAVKEVLSRLEISEDAIPLGVAFPAIVKNGTTLSAANVSDKWIGFEAEKFFEEGLGRDIYFANDADVAGVAEMRYGAARDQNGLVILTTLGTGIGSAVMYRGVLIPNTELGHLQRAKHGKDAEAFAAYSAMEREELSWEQWAERLQWYYDYVQFLFSPDLFIVGGGVSKHADKFLHLLSLKTPIVPATHRNNAGIIGAAALSLGAAPQLADVTVAD from the coding sequence ATGGCTTCTGACGCGACGCGTGCCGTCGGCATCGACATCGGCGGCACCGGCATCAAGGGTGCGGTGGTCGATCTGAAGGACGGGACCCTCCTCACCGATCGGGTGAAGGTGTCCACTCCGAAGGGCGCGGAGCCGCCCGACGTCCTCGAGGCCGTCAAAGAGGTCCTGTCGCGCCTCGAGATCAGCGAGGACGCCATCCCGCTCGGCGTCGCCTTCCCCGCCATCGTGAAGAACGGCACGACGCTCTCGGCCGCGAACGTGTCCGACAAGTGGATCGGGTTCGAGGCGGAGAAGTTCTTCGAGGAGGGACTCGGGCGCGACATCTACTTCGCCAACGATGCCGACGTCGCAGGGGTCGCCGAGATGCGCTACGGCGCCGCACGCGACCAGAACGGGCTGGTGATCCTCACCACTCTCGGCACGGGCATCGGCTCTGCGGTGATGTACCGCGGTGTTCTCATCCCCAACACCGAACTGGGTCATCTCCAGCGTGCCAAGCACGGAAAGGACGCCGAGGCGTTCGCCGCGTACTCCGCCATGGAGCGCGAAGAACTCTCGTGGGAGCAGTGGGCCGAGCGACTCCAGTGGTACTACGACTACGTGCAGTTCCTCTTCAGCCCCGATCTCTTCATCGTCGGGGGCGGCGTGAGCAAGCATGCCGACAAGTTCCTCCACCTGCTGTCGCTCAAGACGCCGATCGTGCCGGCGACCCACCGCAACAATGCGGGGATCATCGGCGCGGCCGCCCTGTCGCTCGGTGCGGCACCGCAGCTGGCCGACGTCACCGTGGCCGATTGA
- a CDS encoding bifunctional 3'-5' exonuclease/DNA polymerase: MSAPSADVAWVALGTSADGWEAVILTAAGSEGERRVLATGDVATWVRRVEASHAPRWIWSDTDGIYRRLLAAGVRVARCHDLRLAHAILRSPSDAPPELAARADPGWDAPRTAAESEDGDTLFSLEPGAGATRLPQAIDAVLREFMRQRESIAASASPASLRLLLAAESAGALAAAEMTAAGLPWDTATHDRVLSDILGPRPRGDELPERMRLLAEEVRAALGDPAVSLDSPPKLLRALHRVGIHVETTSRWELERHTHPAIGPLVHYKRMSRLLTANGWSWLDEWVHDGRFRPMYVPGGVVTGRWASSGGGALQIPRVLRDAVRADPGWCLVVADVAQLEPRVLAAMAGDLSLAVAARGRDLYEGVVATGAVATRSDAKMALLGAMYGATTGESGRLVPRLRRSFPRAMALVDEAARLGEDGGVVRTWWGRTSPPPSPGWRTAQDRASESDATIAEQERARRSARDRGRFTRNFVVQGTAAEWALAWIADLRGRLHTLGGDIIDPPAVASGPVFDRHPHLAFFLHDEIIVHAPLSQAEEVADAVRAASVSATRLLFGDFPLDFPLDLRITQSAAKT; this comes from the coding sequence ATGAGCGCGCCATCGGCCGACGTCGCGTGGGTCGCCCTGGGCACGAGCGCCGACGGGTGGGAGGCGGTCATCCTGACTGCGGCCGGCTCCGAGGGTGAGCGTCGCGTGCTTGCGACGGGCGACGTGGCGACGTGGGTGCGACGGGTGGAGGCCTCCCACGCACCACGGTGGATCTGGTCGGACACCGACGGCATCTATCGACGCCTGCTCGCCGCCGGCGTCCGCGTGGCTCGCTGTCATGATCTGCGCCTCGCCCACGCGATCCTCCGATCGCCCTCCGACGCGCCCCCCGAGCTCGCCGCCCGCGCCGATCCGGGATGGGACGCCCCGCGGACGGCAGCCGAGAGCGAAGACGGCGACACGCTCTTCTCCCTGGAGCCCGGCGCCGGTGCGACGCGGCTGCCGCAGGCGATCGATGCCGTCCTGCGCGAGTTCATGCGGCAGCGGGAGTCGATCGCCGCGAGCGCGTCGCCGGCCTCCCTCCGGCTTCTGCTCGCCGCCGAATCGGCCGGGGCCCTCGCTGCCGCGGAGATGACAGCGGCAGGTCTTCCCTGGGACACCGCGACGCACGATCGCGTCCTCTCGGACATTCTCGGTCCGCGCCCCCGCGGCGATGAGCTGCCGGAGCGGATGCGCCTGCTCGCTGAGGAGGTCCGCGCGGCTCTGGGCGACCCCGCCGTATCGCTCGACTCGCCGCCCAAGCTCCTCCGCGCGCTGCATCGGGTGGGAATACACGTCGAAACGACGAGCCGCTGGGAGCTCGAGCGTCACACTCACCCCGCGATCGGCCCGCTGGTGCACTACAAGCGGATGTCGCGACTGCTCACCGCGAATGGCTGGTCCTGGCTGGACGAATGGGTGCACGACGGGCGATTCCGGCCGATGTACGTTCCCGGTGGCGTCGTCACGGGCAGGTGGGCGTCCTCGGGAGGCGGTGCCCTGCAGATCCCCCGGGTGCTGCGCGATGCCGTGCGCGCAGACCCCGGCTGGTGCCTCGTCGTCGCCGATGTCGCCCAGCTCGAGCCGCGGGTGCTCGCTGCCATGGCCGGTGACCTCTCCCTGGCGGTCGCGGCCCGGGGACGAGACCTCTACGAGGGTGTGGTGGCGACGGGCGCCGTGGCGACGAGGTCGGACGCCAAGATGGCGCTGCTCGGCGCGATGTACGGCGCGACGACGGGGGAGAGCGGGCGCCTCGTGCCGAGACTTCGGCGGTCGTTCCCCCGTGCGATGGCCCTGGTTGACGAAGCGGCCCGGCTGGGGGAGGACGGCGGGGTCGTCCGGACGTGGTGGGGAAGAACCTCCCCGCCACCGAGCCCGGGATGGCGCACGGCGCAGGATCGCGCCAGTGAATCCGACGCGACGATCGCCGAGCAGGAACGGGCCAGACGCAGCGCCCGCGACCGCGGACGGTTCACCCGCAACTTCGTCGTGCAGGGGACTGCCGCCGAGTGGGCCCTGGCCTGGATCGCCGACCTGCGGGGGCGGCTCCACACCCTCGGCGGCGACATCATCGACCCGCCGGCGGTCGCGTCGGGTCCGGTGTTCGACCGACATCCGCACCTTGCGTTCTTCCTACACGACGAGATCATCGTCCACGCCCCGCTCTCACAGGCCGAGGAGGTGGCCGACGCCGTGCGCGCAGCATCCGTCTCGGCCACCCGTCTGCTCTTCGGGGACTTCCCTCTCGATTTCCCCCTCGATCTGCGGATCACCCAGTCTGCGGCGAAGACGTGA
- a CDS encoding C4-type zinc ribbon domain-containing protein, giving the protein MNATPADQRRLLEVSDLDTRIRQADHARRNPPQASRVKELLARRTELTQELTRRAGARDDLRAELARIESDVAVVDARRARDEERLAASSNSREAQGFESELASLARRKRDLEDAELEVMEKLDAAEAAVVEQEELIRATNEEGAQLSAEAKRAVAEAEASLTAARRDREAVAGSIAADLLALYERLAARGVGAGLLRRQTCEGCHMVLSGTDVQRIRQTPDDAVVTCPECGGILVRTEESGV; this is encoded by the coding sequence GTGAACGCCACTCCTGCCGATCAGCGCCGTCTCCTCGAGGTCTCCGACCTTGATACCCGCATCCGCCAGGCAGATCACGCGCGGCGGAACCCGCCGCAGGCCTCGCGGGTCAAGGAGCTGCTCGCCCGCCGCACCGAACTGACGCAGGAGCTCACCCGCCGCGCCGGTGCGCGCGACGATCTGCGCGCGGAGCTGGCACGGATCGAGTCCGACGTCGCCGTCGTGGATGCACGCCGCGCACGCGACGAAGAGCGCCTGGCGGCGAGTTCGAACTCCCGCGAGGCACAGGGGTTCGAAAGCGAACTCGCCTCCCTCGCCCGCCGCAAGCGCGACCTGGAGGACGCCGAGCTCGAGGTGATGGAGAAGCTCGACGCCGCAGAGGCCGCCGTCGTCGAGCAGGAGGAGCTCATCCGCGCGACGAACGAGGAAGGGGCGCAGCTGAGCGCCGAGGCCAAGCGCGCGGTTGCCGAGGCCGAAGCCTCCCTGACCGCCGCCCGGCGCGACCGTGAGGCCGTCGCAGGATCGATCGCCGCCGACCTGCTGGCGCTCTACGAACGCCTCGCCGCCCGCGGCGTCGGTGCCGGTCTGCTGCGCCGGCAGACCTGCGAGGGCTGCCACATGGTGCTGTCGGGTACGGACGTGCAGCGGATCAGACAGACCCCGGATGACGCGGTGGTGACCTGTCCGGAATGCGGTGGCATCCTCGTCCGCACCGAAGAGTCGGGCGTCTGA
- a CDS encoding LLM class F420-dependent oxidoreductase: MTNFGYTLMTEQSGPKELVRYARLAEEIGFDFEVSSDHYSPWLTTQGHAPYAWTVLGAVAAVTERVELMTYVTCPTVRYHPAVVAQKAATLQLLADGRFTLGLGSGESLNEHVVGEGWPGVDVRQDMLVEAIEIIRALHSGDLVTYDGQYFRVDSARVWDAPDGGVPLATAVSGPKSIARFAPLVDHMIAVEPEAELVSGWDEAHESGSRKIGQIPISWDPDEDAAIARAHEQFRWFGLGWPVNSELPTPASFAAATQFVRPEDVAEGIACGPDLDRIAESVRPYIDAGFTDVALVQIGGDHQERFLAEAAGPLLERLRAL; encoded by the coding sequence ATGACGAACTTCGGCTACACCCTGATGACCGAGCAGAGCGGCCCGAAAGAGCTCGTGCGCTACGCCCGCCTGGCCGAGGAAATCGGCTTCGACTTCGAAGTCTCCAGCGATCACTACTCCCCCTGGCTGACCACGCAGGGACACGCGCCCTACGCGTGGACCGTGCTGGGGGCGGTGGCCGCCGTGACGGAGCGGGTGGAGCTGATGACATACGTCACGTGCCCGACCGTGCGCTATCACCCGGCCGTCGTCGCGCAGAAGGCGGCCACGCTGCAGCTACTCGCCGACGGCCGCTTCACGCTGGGACTCGGGTCGGGCGAGAGCCTCAACGAGCACGTCGTCGGCGAGGGATGGCCCGGCGTGGACGTGCGCCAGGACATGCTGGTCGAGGCGATCGAGATCATCCGGGCCCTGCACAGCGGCGATCTCGTCACCTACGACGGACAGTACTTCCGGGTCGACTCCGCTCGCGTGTGGGATGCTCCCGACGGCGGTGTGCCGCTCGCCACGGCGGTGTCGGGGCCGAAGTCCATCGCGCGGTTCGCGCCCCTCGTGGATCACATGATCGCCGTCGAACCCGAGGCGGAACTCGTGTCCGGGTGGGATGAGGCCCACGAGAGCGGGTCGCGGAAGATCGGCCAGATCCCGATCTCCTGGGATCCTGACGAGGATGCCGCGATCGCCCGCGCCCACGAGCAGTTCCGGTGGTTCGGGTTGGGCTGGCCGGTCAACTCCGAACTGCCCACCCCGGCGAGCTTCGCCGCGGCCACCCAATTCGTCCGACCCGAGGACGTCGCCGAGGGCATCGCCTGCGGCCCCGACCTCGACAGGATCGCCGAGAGCGTGCGGCCCTACATCGACGCGGGATTCACCGATGTCGCCCTCGTGCAGATCGGCGGCGACCACCAGGAGCGCTTCCTCGCCGAGGCGGCCGGTCCTCTTCTCGAGCGGCTCCGTGCGCTGTGA
- the aceE gene encoding pyruvate dehydrogenase (acetyl-transferring), homodimeric type has product MTVHDQDPYSQGPQDSDPEETSEWQESLQQLVQAKGPQRGREIMLSLLKASKELHLGVPMVPTTDYINTIAAENEPDFPGDEEIERRYRAWIRWNAAITVHRAQRPGIAVGGHISTYASSAALYEVGFNHFFRGQDHPSGGDQIFIQGHASPGTYARAFLEGRLTEAQLDGFRQEKSAAPNGIPSYPHPRLMPEFWQFPTVSMGLGPINAIYQAMTNKYLTNRGIKDVSDSHVWAFLGDGEMDEVESRGQLQVAANEGLDNLTFIVNCNLQRLDGPVRGNGKIIQELESFFRGAGWNVIKVIWGREWDDLLARDSEGALLNLMNVTPDGDYQTYKAENGAYVREHFFGRDERAAALVKDYSDEQIWNLKRGGHDYRKVYAAFKAAAEHKGQPTVILAKTIKGYGLGPHFEGRNATHQMKKMTLDDLKLFRDAMHIPVSDAQLEENPYLPPYYNPGPQDETIQYLQERRRALAGYLPERRTHHVGLELPGDQAYALPKKGSGTQEVATTMAFVRLLKDLLRVKDFGHRIVPIIPDEARTFGMDAYFPTAKIYNPHGQHYTSVDRELLLAYKESPQGQIIHVGINEAGALAAFTGTGTSYSTHGEPLIPVYVFYSMFGFQRTGDALWAAGDQMTRGFLIGATAGRTTLTGEGLQHADGHSPLLASTNPAVVSYDPAYGYEIAHIVRAGIERMYGGNHPDPNVMYYLTVYNEPMIQPAEPEGVDVEGIVRGIHRIAPATGEGARAQILASGVGVPWALEAQQLLRDDWGVEADVWSVTSWGELRRDGLAADEHNFLHPDGEQRTAYVTDKLAGTPGPVIAVSDFEHAVQDQIRPWVQHNFHTLGADGFGFSDTRPAARRWFKIDGPSIVVKTLQALAAEGTVDRSLSAQAIEKYRLHDVSAGTSGNAGGES; this is encoded by the coding sequence GTGACTGTTCACGACCAGGATCCGTACTCTCAGGGCCCGCAGGACAGCGATCCGGAAGAGACGTCGGAGTGGCAGGAGTCGCTTCAGCAGCTGGTGCAGGCCAAGGGCCCGCAGCGCGGGCGCGAGATCATGCTCAGCCTGCTGAAGGCGTCGAAGGAACTCCACCTTGGGGTTCCGATGGTTCCCACCACCGACTACATCAACACCATCGCGGCCGAGAACGAGCCCGACTTCCCCGGCGACGAGGAGATCGAGCGACGCTACCGCGCGTGGATCCGCTGGAACGCCGCCATCACGGTGCACCGCGCTCAGCGACCCGGAATCGCCGTCGGCGGCCACATCTCGACCTACGCCTCGTCGGCAGCGCTCTACGAGGTCGGCTTCAACCACTTCTTCCGGGGGCAGGACCACCCCTCCGGCGGCGACCAGATCTTCATCCAGGGCCACGCCTCACCGGGCACCTATGCGCGCGCCTTCCTCGAAGGTCGCCTCACCGAAGCACAGCTCGACGGATTCCGCCAGGAGAAGTCGGCGGCACCCAACGGCATCCCGTCCTACCCGCACCCCCGCCTCATGCCGGAGTTCTGGCAGTTCCCGACGGTGTCGATGGGTCTCGGTCCGATCAACGCCATCTATCAGGCGATGACGAACAAGTACCTGACCAACCGCGGCATCAAGGACGTCTCCGACAGCCACGTGTGGGCGTTCCTCGGCGACGGCGAGATGGACGAAGTGGAGAGCCGTGGGCAGCTTCAGGTCGCCGCGAACGAGGGACTGGACAACCTCACATTCATCGTCAACTGCAACCTGCAGCGCCTCGACGGGCCGGTGCGCGGCAACGGGAAGATCATCCAGGAGCTGGAGAGCTTCTTCCGCGGCGCCGGCTGGAACGTCATCAAGGTGATCTGGGGCCGGGAGTGGGACGACCTGCTCGCCCGCGACAGCGAGGGCGCCCTGCTGAACCTGATGAACGTCACCCCCGACGGTGATTATCAGACCTATAAGGCCGAGAACGGCGCTTACGTCCGCGAGCACTTCTTCGGCCGCGACGAGCGCGCGGCCGCCCTGGTCAAGGACTACAGCGACGAGCAGATCTGGAACCTCAAGCGGGGCGGGCACGACTACCGCAAGGTCTACGCCGCGTTCAAGGCCGCCGCCGAGCACAAGGGTCAGCCCACCGTCATCCTCGCGAAGACCATCAAGGGGTACGGCCTCGGACCCCACTTCGAGGGTCGCAACGCCACGCACCAGATGAAGAAGATGACGCTGGACGACCTCAAGCTCTTCCGTGACGCGATGCACATCCCGGTGAGCGACGCGCAGCTCGAGGAGAACCCCTACCTGCCGCCGTACTACAACCCCGGCCCGCAGGACGAGACCATCCAGTACCTGCAGGAGCGGCGCCGAGCGCTCGCGGGTTATCTGCCGGAGCGGCGCACGCATCACGTCGGGTTGGAACTGCCCGGCGATCAGGCGTACGCCCTGCCCAAGAAGGGATCGGGCACGCAGGAAGTCGCGACGACGATGGCCTTCGTGCGTCTGCTGAAAGACCTGTTGCGGGTCAAGGACTTCGGTCACCGCATCGTCCCGATCATCCCCGACGAGGCCCGCACGTTCGGTATGGACGCGTACTTCCCGACGGCGAAGATCTACAACCCGCACGGCCAGCACTACACCTCGGTCGATCGCGAACTGCTTCTGGCCTACAAGGAGAGCCCTCAGGGGCAGATCATCCACGTCGGCATCAACGAGGCGGGCGCGCTCGCCGCCTTCACCGGCACCGGCACGTCTTACTCCACGCACGGCGAGCCGCTGATCCCCGTCTACGTCTTCTACTCGATGTTCGGATTCCAGCGCACCGGTGACGCCCTGTGGGCGGCCGGCGACCAGATGACGCGGGGTTTCCTGATCGGCGCGACCGCGGGTCGGACGACGCTGACAGGCGAGGGCCTCCAGCACGCCGACGGGCACTCGCCGCTCTTGGCGTCCACCAACCCGGCGGTGGTCAGCTACGACCCGGCCTACGGCTACGAGATCGCTCACATCGTGCGGGCGGGAATCGAGCGGATGTACGGCGGGAACCACCCCGACCCCAACGTCATGTACTACCTCACCGTGTACAACGAGCCGATGATCCAGCCGGCTGAGCCCGAAGGGGTCGACGTCGAGGGCATCGTCCGCGGCATCCACCGCATCGCACCCGCCACCGGCGAGGGCGCACGCGCGCAGATCCTCGCCTCGGGCGTCGGCGTGCCGTGGGCCCTCGAGGCCCAGCAGCTGCTGCGCGACGACTGGGGCGTCGAAGCCGACGTGTGGTCGGTGACCTCGTGGGGCGAGTTGCGCCGCGACGGTCTCGCCGCCGACGAGCACAACTTCCTGCACCCCGACGGCGAGCAGCGCACCGCCTATGTCACCGACAAGCTGGCGGGGACGCCCGGCCCGGTCATCGCGGTCAGCGATTTCGAGCATGCCGTGCAGGATCAGATCCGTCCGTGGGTGCAGCACAACTTCCACACCCTCGGCGCCGACGGGTTCGGCTTCTCCGACACGCGCCCGGCCGCACGCCGGTGGTTCAAGATCGACGGGCCGTCGATCGTCGTGAAGACCCTGCAGGCGCTGGCCGCCGAGGGGACGGTGGATCGTTCGCTTTCGGCGCAGGCGATCGAGAAGTACCGTCTGCACGACGTCAGCGCGGGAACGAGCGGGAACGCGGGCGGCGAGAGCTGA
- a CDS encoding PucR family transcriptional regulator translates to MDKAETLAWLRRISGDLATATIQRLEDSLPWYAEMPPARRSAVGLVAQAGISSFIQWYDDPGSTPWIAADIFAAAPRELLRSVSLTQTLQLIRVTVEVTEERVAGKDENLREAILLYSREVAFAAADVYARAAEARGLWDARLEALVVDSILTGEADEELPSRIAALGWHGHGEVAVLVGTTPPQFDVDQLRRTARKLGVDVLIGVQGSRLVLVVGRADAPRGEETPTDLPFDEIARRLEPGFGTGYLVLGPAVPALVDASQSARAALAGFAVARAWRHAPRPVEADDLLPERALAGDPLAKQTLVERIYRPLQSHSSDLVTTLWSYLDNGRSLEATARELFVHPNTVRYRLKRVSEVIGWDATGPREALILQTALILGSIGTDATRRRSPGPRRVG, encoded by the coding sequence ATGGACAAGGCCGAAACACTCGCCTGGCTCCGACGCATCTCAGGCGACCTCGCGACGGCCACGATCCAGCGTCTCGAGGATTCGCTGCCCTGGTATGCCGAGATGCCGCCGGCACGTCGGTCGGCGGTGGGTCTGGTCGCGCAGGCGGGTATCAGTTCCTTCATCCAGTGGTACGACGACCCCGGGTCGACCCCCTGGATCGCCGCGGACATCTTCGCCGCCGCGCCTCGTGAGCTCTTGCGGAGCGTGTCGCTGACGCAGACGTTGCAGCTCATCCGTGTCACCGTCGAGGTGACCGAGGAGCGGGTGGCGGGCAAAGACGAGAACCTCCGCGAAGCGATCCTGCTCTACTCGCGCGAGGTCGCCTTCGCCGCCGCCGACGTGTATGCCCGCGCAGCGGAGGCGCGCGGGCTGTGGGACGCGCGCCTGGAGGCGCTGGTGGTGGACTCGATCCTCACCGGCGAGGCCGACGAGGAGCTGCCGAGCCGTATCGCGGCCCTCGGCTGGCACGGGCACGGCGAGGTGGCCGTGCTCGTGGGCACCACTCCCCCGCAGTTCGATGTCGACCAGTTGCGGCGGACGGCGCGCAAGCTCGGCGTCGATGTGCTGATCGGCGTCCAGGGCTCGCGCCTGGTCCTGGTCGTCGGTCGTGCCGACGCACCGCGCGGGGAGGAGACCCCGACCGACCTGCCGTTCGACGAGATCGCCCGTCGCCTCGAACCCGGCTTCGGGACGGGCTACCTCGTGCTCGGACCCGCCGTGCCTGCTCTCGTCGACGCCAGCCAGAGTGCGCGTGCCGCCCTCGCCGGCTTCGCGGTCGCCCGGGCCTGGCGTCACGCGCCTCGCCCCGTCGAGGCCGATGACCTGCTTCCCGAGCGAGCTCTCGCCGGCGATCCGCTGGCCAAGCAGACGCTGGTGGAGCGGATCTACCGCCCGTTGCAGAGCCACAGCTCCGATCTCGTGACGACGCTGTGGAGCTACCTCGACAACGGCCGCTCGCTCGAGGCGACCGCTCGAGAGCTCTTCGTGCATCCGAACACCGTGCGCTACCGACTCAAACGGGTGTCGGAGGTCATCGGCTGGGACGCCACCGGTCCGCGCGAAGCTCTCATTCTGCAGACGGCGCTGATCCTCGGATCGATCGGGACGGATGCCACGCGCCGACGTTCCCCTGGACCGCGGCGCGTCGGGTGA